A single genomic interval of Osmia lignaria lignaria isolate PbOS001 chromosome 9, iyOsmLign1, whole genome shotgun sequence harbors:
- the axed gene encoding BTB/POZ domain-containing protein axundead isoform X7: MFLRHRSKEIGILENSSQDMSQVPLITNTETGTTESSASNMVILEAGPPGDTWRYCVERERLAEKSELFRAMLVGPLAPAPSDPPPLLQLQHVEKRAFDHVLRIKKCPSKVWLKIRVQRYRLSGNCLQLCRFLCRYLLDKPINFQSVSTARATLDAAHQYLNPDLARLAVEYLESNLNSNTVLEIYQGISLYANHVTSGLNQTSTFGSPTAPPTPGDDAGEIAAVCTRLLLTCLDVIDSDPEAVFNQERFEELTAVEVEQLACRDTLRLTNESTLFSALDRWAASECRKQGVELSSNNKRTALSDEVWYSVRYPLMSDREFIEGPMASGILTSEECAFIVTKILGHTENPEEEVRLLLRNSVSGPLSRLSSTPRIGVRTYKDQSCKMSKPGKKECQDNRKNRRKECANQGQRTCARIGNCLVRVLACIFD; encoded by the exons ATGTTCCTGCGACACCGTTCGAAGGAAATTGGAATACTTGAAAATTCATCACAAGACATGTCTCAAGTTCCTCTTATCACAAACACGGAAACTGGTACAACAGAATCCTCAGCCTCCAATATGGTGATACTTGAG GCCGGTCCACCTGGTGATACCTGGAGGTACTGCGTAGAAAGGGAACGACTTGCCGAAAAGTCCGAATTGTTTCGTGCGATGCTCGTTGGCCCGCTTGCACCTGCCCCAAGTGATCCTCCGCCTCTCCTTCAGCTGCAACACGTGGAAAAACGTGCTTTCGATCATGTGCTCAG aataaaaaaatgtcCATCAAAAGTGTGGTTAAAAATTCGAGTTCAACGATACAGATTATCAGGCAATTGTCTTCAGCTGTGTCGTTTCCTGTGCAGATATCTTCTCGACAAACCGATAAACTTTCAATCCGTGTCGACGGCTAGAGCTACCCTCGACGCGGCTCATCAGTACCTTAATCCGGACTTGGCACGCCTTGCCGTTGAGTATCTCGAAAGTAATTTGAACTCGAACACCGTGCTCGAAATCTATCAGGGTATCAGCCTCTACGCGAACCATGTAACTTCCGGTCTCAATCAGACATCCACGTTTGGCTCACCTACCGCACCTCCCACTCCTGGTGACGACGCTGGTGAAATAG CTGCAGTGTGTACGCGACTTCTTCTGACTTGCCTGGATGTAATCGACTCGGACCCAGAGGCGGTTTTCAATCAAGAACGTTTCGAAGAGTTGACCGCGGTTGAAGTTGAACAATTAGCATGCCGAGACACCCTGAGGTTGACAAACGAATCGACCCTTTTTTCCGCATTGGACAGGTGGGCTGCGTCCGAGTGCAGAAAACAGGGGGTGGAATTATCATCCAACAATAAAAGAACCGCACTGTCCGATGAAGTCTGGTACAGTGTTCGGTACCCTCTTATGAGCGACAGGGAGTTCATCGAGGGTCCAATGGCAAGCGGTATTCTGACCAGCGAAGAATGCGCCTTCATTGTCACCAAAATTTTGGGACATACTGAAAATCCAGAGGAAGAGGTACGTCTGCTC CTTCGAAATTCGGTCAGCGGTCCACTGTCCAGGCTATCGAGCACCCCAAGGATCGGTGTTAGAACTTATAAGGATCAAAGTTGCAAAATGTCGAAACCTGGAAAAAAGGAGTGTCAGGATAATCGAAAGAATAGAAGAAAGGAGTGCGCAAACCAGGGACAAAGGACTTGTGCCAGAATAGGCAACTGTCTGGTACGAGTTCTTGCCTGTATTTTCGATTGA
- the axed gene encoding BTB/POZ domain-containing protein axundead isoform X4, whose protein sequence is MISELFSYRDLMTSELLDCFACSVLWAASEWIVSLAFAFCSHLVNMRLLTFADKRSAGEVGMRGNSSRCARIESEKLRQRTRQGARNRVYSKTIIFPMFLRHRSKEIGILENSSQDMSQVPLITNTETGTTESSASNMVILEAGPPGDTWRYCVERERLAEKSELFRAMLVGPLAPAPSDPPPLLQLQHVEKRAFDHVLRYLLDKPINFQSVSTARATLDAAHQYLNPDLARLAVEYLESNLNSNTVLEIYQGISLYANHVTSGLNQTSTFGSPTAPPTPGDDAGEIAAVCTRLLLTCLDVIDSDPEAVFNQERFEELTAVEVEQLACRDTLRLTNESTLFSALDRWAASECRKQGVELSSNNKRTALSDEVWYSVRYPLMSDREFIEGPMASGILTSEECAFIVTKILGHTENPEEEVRLLLRNSVSGPLSRLSSTPRIGVRTYKDQSCKMSKPGKKECQDNRKNRRKECANQGQRTCARIGNCLVRVLACIFD, encoded by the exons ATGATATCTGAACTGTTTTCTTACCGGGACTTGATGACATCGGAACTTCTTGACTGTTTCGCGTGCAGTGTGTTGTGGGCTGCCAGCGAATGGATCGTTTCCCTTGCGTTCGCGTTCTGCAGTCACTTGGTGAACATGCGTTTGCTTACTTTCGCGGATAAACGATCGGCTGGAGAAGTTGGAATGAGAG gCAACAGCTCACGATGCGCTCGCATCGAATCTGAAAAATTGCGGCAGAGGACTCGGCAGGGTGCGCGGAATCGAGTTTACTCGAAAACCATAATCTTTCCTATGTTCCTGCGACACCGTTCGAAGGAAATTGGAATACTTGAAAATTCATCACAAGACATGTCTCAAGTTCCTCTTATCACAAACACGGAAACTGGTACAACAGAATCCTCAGCCTCCAATATGGTGATACTTGAG GCCGGTCCACCTGGTGATACCTGGAGGTACTGCGTAGAAAGGGAACGACTTGCCGAAAAGTCCGAATTGTTTCGTGCGATGCTCGTTGGCCCGCTTGCACCTGCCCCAAGTGATCCTCCGCCTCTCCTTCAGCTGCAACACGTGGAAAAACGTGCTTTCGATCATGTGCTCAG ATATCTTCTCGACAAACCGATAAACTTTCAATCCGTGTCGACGGCTAGAGCTACCCTCGACGCGGCTCATCAGTACCTTAATCCGGACTTGGCACGCCTTGCCGTTGAGTATCTCGAAAGTAATTTGAACTCGAACACCGTGCTCGAAATCTATCAGGGTATCAGCCTCTACGCGAACCATGTAACTTCCGGTCTCAATCAGACATCCACGTTTGGCTCACCTACCGCACCTCCCACTCCTGGTGACGACGCTGGTGAAATAG CTGCAGTGTGTACGCGACTTCTTCTGACTTGCCTGGATGTAATCGACTCGGACCCAGAGGCGGTTTTCAATCAAGAACGTTTCGAAGAGTTGACCGCGGTTGAAGTTGAACAATTAGCATGCCGAGACACCCTGAGGTTGACAAACGAATCGACCCTTTTTTCCGCATTGGACAGGTGGGCTGCGTCCGAGTGCAGAAAACAGGGGGTGGAATTATCATCCAACAATAAAAGAACCGCACTGTCCGATGAAGTCTGGTACAGTGTTCGGTACCCTCTTATGAGCGACAGGGAGTTCATCGAGGGTCCAATGGCAAGCGGTATTCTGACCAGCGAAGAATGCGCCTTCATTGTCACCAAAATTTTGGGACATACTGAAAATCCAGAGGAAGAGGTACGTCTGCTC CTTCGAAATTCGGTCAGCGGTCCACTGTCCAGGCTATCGAGCACCCCAAGGATCGGTGTTAGAACTTATAAGGATCAAAGTTGCAAAATGTCGAAACCTGGAAAAAAGGAGTGTCAGGATAATCGAAAGAATAGAAGAAAGGAGTGCGCAAACCAGGGACAAAGGACTTGTGCCAGAATAGGCAACTGTCTGGTACGAGTTCTTGCCTGTATTTTCGATTGA
- the axed gene encoding BTB/POZ domain-containing protein axundead isoform X6, which yields MTVAYNDGNSSRCARIESEKLRQRTRQGARNRVYSKTIIFPMFLRHRSKEIGILENSSQDMSQVPLITNTETGTTESSASNMVILEAGPPGDTWRYCVERERLAEKSELFRAMLVGPLAPAPSDPPPLLQLQHVEKRAFDHVLRIKKCPSKVWLKIRVQRYRLSGNCLQLCRFLCRYLLDKPINFQSVSTARATLDAAHQYLNPDLARLAVEYLESNLNSNTVLEIYQGISLYANHVTSGLNQTSTFGSPTAPPTPGDDAGEIAAVCTRLLLTCLDVIDSDPEAVFNQERFEELTAVEVEQLACRDTLRLTNESTLFSALDRWAASECRKQGVELSSNNKRTALSDEVWYSVRYPLMSDREFIEGPMASGILTSEECAFIVTKILGHTENPEEEVRLLLRNSVSGPLSRLSSTPRIGVRTYKDQSCKMSKPGKKECQDNRKNRRKECANQGQRTCARIGNCLVRVLACIFD from the exons ATGACAGTTGCTTATAACGACG gCAACAGCTCACGATGCGCTCGCATCGAATCTGAAAAATTGCGGCAGAGGACTCGGCAGGGTGCGCGGAATCGAGTTTACTCGAAAACCATAATCTTTCCTATGTTCCTGCGACACCGTTCGAAGGAAATTGGAATACTTGAAAATTCATCACAAGACATGTCTCAAGTTCCTCTTATCACAAACACGGAAACTGGTACAACAGAATCCTCAGCCTCCAATATGGTGATACTTGAG GCCGGTCCACCTGGTGATACCTGGAGGTACTGCGTAGAAAGGGAACGACTTGCCGAAAAGTCCGAATTGTTTCGTGCGATGCTCGTTGGCCCGCTTGCACCTGCCCCAAGTGATCCTCCGCCTCTCCTTCAGCTGCAACACGTGGAAAAACGTGCTTTCGATCATGTGCTCAG aataaaaaaatgtcCATCAAAAGTGTGGTTAAAAATTCGAGTTCAACGATACAGATTATCAGGCAATTGTCTTCAGCTGTGTCGTTTCCTGTGCAGATATCTTCTCGACAAACCGATAAACTTTCAATCCGTGTCGACGGCTAGAGCTACCCTCGACGCGGCTCATCAGTACCTTAATCCGGACTTGGCACGCCTTGCCGTTGAGTATCTCGAAAGTAATTTGAACTCGAACACCGTGCTCGAAATCTATCAGGGTATCAGCCTCTACGCGAACCATGTAACTTCCGGTCTCAATCAGACATCCACGTTTGGCTCACCTACCGCACCTCCCACTCCTGGTGACGACGCTGGTGAAATAG CTGCAGTGTGTACGCGACTTCTTCTGACTTGCCTGGATGTAATCGACTCGGACCCAGAGGCGGTTTTCAATCAAGAACGTTTCGAAGAGTTGACCGCGGTTGAAGTTGAACAATTAGCATGCCGAGACACCCTGAGGTTGACAAACGAATCGACCCTTTTTTCCGCATTGGACAGGTGGGCTGCGTCCGAGTGCAGAAAACAGGGGGTGGAATTATCATCCAACAATAAAAGAACCGCACTGTCCGATGAAGTCTGGTACAGTGTTCGGTACCCTCTTATGAGCGACAGGGAGTTCATCGAGGGTCCAATGGCAAGCGGTATTCTGACCAGCGAAGAATGCGCCTTCATTGTCACCAAAATTTTGGGACATACTGAAAATCCAGAGGAAGAGGTACGTCTGCTC CTTCGAAATTCGGTCAGCGGTCCACTGTCCAGGCTATCGAGCACCCCAAGGATCGGTGTTAGAACTTATAAGGATCAAAGTTGCAAAATGTCGAAACCTGGAAAAAAGGAGTGTCAGGATAATCGAAAGAATAGAAGAAAGGAGTGCGCAAACCAGGGACAAAGGACTTGTGCCAGAATAGGCAACTGTCTGGTACGAGTTCTTGCCTGTATTTTCGATTGA
- the axed gene encoding BTB/POZ domain-containing protein axundead isoform X2: protein MISELFSYRDLMTSELLDCFACSVLWAASEWIVSLAFAFCSHLVNMRLLTFADKRSAGEVGMRGNSSRCARIESEKLRQRTRQGARNRVYSKTIIFPMFLRHRSKEIGILENSSQDMSQVPLITNTETGTTESSASNMVILEAGPPGDTWRYCVERERLAEKSELFRAMLVGPLAPAPSDPPPLLQLQHVEKRAFDHVLRIKKCPSKVWLKIRVQRYRLSGNCLQLCRFLCRYLLDKPINFQSVSTARATLDAAHQYLNPDLARLAVEYLESNLNSNTVLEIYQGISLYANHVTSGLNQTSTFGSPTAPPTPGDDAGEIVCTRLLLTCLDVIDSDPEAVFNQERFEELTAVEVEQLACRDTLRLTNESTLFSALDRWAASECRKQGVELSSNNKRTALSDEVWYSVRYPLMSDREFIEGPMASGILTSEECAFIVTKILGHTENPEEEVRLLLRNSVSGPLSRLSSTPRIGVRTYKDQSCKMSKPGKKECQDNRKNRRKECANQGQRTCARIGNCLVRVLACIFD, encoded by the exons ATGATATCTGAACTGTTTTCTTACCGGGACTTGATGACATCGGAACTTCTTGACTGTTTCGCGTGCAGTGTGTTGTGGGCTGCCAGCGAATGGATCGTTTCCCTTGCGTTCGCGTTCTGCAGTCACTTGGTGAACATGCGTTTGCTTACTTTCGCGGATAAACGATCGGCTGGAGAAGTTGGAATGAGAG gCAACAGCTCACGATGCGCTCGCATCGAATCTGAAAAATTGCGGCAGAGGACTCGGCAGGGTGCGCGGAATCGAGTTTACTCGAAAACCATAATCTTTCCTATGTTCCTGCGACACCGTTCGAAGGAAATTGGAATACTTGAAAATTCATCACAAGACATGTCTCAAGTTCCTCTTATCACAAACACGGAAACTGGTACAACAGAATCCTCAGCCTCCAATATGGTGATACTTGAG GCCGGTCCACCTGGTGATACCTGGAGGTACTGCGTAGAAAGGGAACGACTTGCCGAAAAGTCCGAATTGTTTCGTGCGATGCTCGTTGGCCCGCTTGCACCTGCCCCAAGTGATCCTCCGCCTCTCCTTCAGCTGCAACACGTGGAAAAACGTGCTTTCGATCATGTGCTCAG aataaaaaaatgtcCATCAAAAGTGTGGTTAAAAATTCGAGTTCAACGATACAGATTATCAGGCAATTGTCTTCAGCTGTGTCGTTTCCTGTGCAGATATCTTCTCGACAAACCGATAAACTTTCAATCCGTGTCGACGGCTAGAGCTACCCTCGACGCGGCTCATCAGTACCTTAATCCGGACTTGGCACGCCTTGCCGTTGAGTATCTCGAAAGTAATTTGAACTCGAACACCGTGCTCGAAATCTATCAGGGTATCAGCCTCTACGCGAACCATGTAACTTCCGGTCTCAATCAGACATCCACGTTTGGCTCACCTACCGCACCTCCCACTCCTGGTGACGACGCTGGTGAAATAG TGTGTACGCGACTTCTTCTGACTTGCCTGGATGTAATCGACTCGGACCCAGAGGCGGTTTTCAATCAAGAACGTTTCGAAGAGTTGACCGCGGTTGAAGTTGAACAATTAGCATGCCGAGACACCCTGAGGTTGACAAACGAATCGACCCTTTTTTCCGCATTGGACAGGTGGGCTGCGTCCGAGTGCAGAAAACAGGGGGTGGAATTATCATCCAACAATAAAAGAACCGCACTGTCCGATGAAGTCTGGTACAGTGTTCGGTACCCTCTTATGAGCGACAGGGAGTTCATCGAGGGTCCAATGGCAAGCGGTATTCTGACCAGCGAAGAATGCGCCTTCATTGTCACCAAAATTTTGGGACATACTGAAAATCCAGAGGAAGAGGTACGTCTGCTC CTTCGAAATTCGGTCAGCGGTCCACTGTCCAGGCTATCGAGCACCCCAAGGATCGGTGTTAGAACTTATAAGGATCAAAGTTGCAAAATGTCGAAACCTGGAAAAAAGGAGTGTCAGGATAATCGAAAGAATAGAAGAAAGGAGTGCGCAAACCAGGGACAAAGGACTTGTGCCAGAATAGGCAACTGTCTGGTACGAGTTCTTGCCTGTATTTTCGATTGA
- the axed gene encoding BTB/POZ domain-containing protein axundead isoform X3 translates to MISELFSYRDLMTSELLDCFACSVLWAASEWIVSLAFAFCSHLVNMRLLTFADKRSAGEVGMRGNSSRCARIESEKLRQRTRQGARNRVYSKTIIFPMFLRHRSKEIGILENSSQDMSQVPLITNTETGTTESSASNMVILEAGPPGDTWRYCVERERLAEKSELFRAMLVGPLAPAPSDPPPLLQLQHVEKRAFDHVLRIKKCPSKVWLKIRVQRYRLSGNCLQLCRFLCRYLLDKPINFQSVSTARATLDAAHQYLNPDLARLAVEYLESNLNSNTVLEIYQGISLYANHVTSGLNQTSTFGSPTAPPTPGDDAGEIAAVCTRLLLTCLDVIDSDPEAVFNQERFEELTAVEVEQLACRDTLRLTNESTLFSALDRWAASECRKQGVELSSNNKRTALSDEVWYSVRYPLMSDREFIEGPMASGILTSEECAFIVTKILGHTENPEEELRNSVSGPLSRLSSTPRIGVRTYKDQSCKMSKPGKKECQDNRKNRRKECANQGQRTCARIGNCLVRVLACIFD, encoded by the exons ATGATATCTGAACTGTTTTCTTACCGGGACTTGATGACATCGGAACTTCTTGACTGTTTCGCGTGCAGTGTGTTGTGGGCTGCCAGCGAATGGATCGTTTCCCTTGCGTTCGCGTTCTGCAGTCACTTGGTGAACATGCGTTTGCTTACTTTCGCGGATAAACGATCGGCTGGAGAAGTTGGAATGAGAG gCAACAGCTCACGATGCGCTCGCATCGAATCTGAAAAATTGCGGCAGAGGACTCGGCAGGGTGCGCGGAATCGAGTTTACTCGAAAACCATAATCTTTCCTATGTTCCTGCGACACCGTTCGAAGGAAATTGGAATACTTGAAAATTCATCACAAGACATGTCTCAAGTTCCTCTTATCACAAACACGGAAACTGGTACAACAGAATCCTCAGCCTCCAATATGGTGATACTTGAG GCCGGTCCACCTGGTGATACCTGGAGGTACTGCGTAGAAAGGGAACGACTTGCCGAAAAGTCCGAATTGTTTCGTGCGATGCTCGTTGGCCCGCTTGCACCTGCCCCAAGTGATCCTCCGCCTCTCCTTCAGCTGCAACACGTGGAAAAACGTGCTTTCGATCATGTGCTCAG aataaaaaaatgtcCATCAAAAGTGTGGTTAAAAATTCGAGTTCAACGATACAGATTATCAGGCAATTGTCTTCAGCTGTGTCGTTTCCTGTGCAGATATCTTCTCGACAAACCGATAAACTTTCAATCCGTGTCGACGGCTAGAGCTACCCTCGACGCGGCTCATCAGTACCTTAATCCGGACTTGGCACGCCTTGCCGTTGAGTATCTCGAAAGTAATTTGAACTCGAACACCGTGCTCGAAATCTATCAGGGTATCAGCCTCTACGCGAACCATGTAACTTCCGGTCTCAATCAGACATCCACGTTTGGCTCACCTACCGCACCTCCCACTCCTGGTGACGACGCTGGTGAAATAG CTGCAGTGTGTACGCGACTTCTTCTGACTTGCCTGGATGTAATCGACTCGGACCCAGAGGCGGTTTTCAATCAAGAACGTTTCGAAGAGTTGACCGCGGTTGAAGTTGAACAATTAGCATGCCGAGACACCCTGAGGTTGACAAACGAATCGACCCTTTTTTCCGCATTGGACAGGTGGGCTGCGTCCGAGTGCAGAAAACAGGGGGTGGAATTATCATCCAACAATAAAAGAACCGCACTGTCCGATGAAGTCTGGTACAGTGTTCGGTACCCTCTTATGAGCGACAGGGAGTTCATCGAGGGTCCAATGGCAAGCGGTATTCTGACCAGCGAAGAATGCGCCTTCATTGTCACCAAAATTTTGGGACATACTGAAAATCCAGAGGAAGAG CTTCGAAATTCGGTCAGCGGTCCACTGTCCAGGCTATCGAGCACCCCAAGGATCGGTGTTAGAACTTATAAGGATCAAAGTTGCAAAATGTCGAAACCTGGAAAAAAGGAGTGTCAGGATAATCGAAAGAATAGAAGAAAGGAGTGCGCAAACCAGGGACAAAGGACTTGTGCCAGAATAGGCAACTGTCTGGTACGAGTTCTTGCCTGTATTTTCGATTGA
- the axed gene encoding BTB/POZ domain-containing protein axundead isoform X5, protein MISELFSYRDLMTSELLDCFACSVLWAASEWIVSLAFAFCSHLVNMRLLTFADKRSAGEVGMRGNSSRCARIESEKLRQRTRQGARNRVYSKTIIFPMFLRHRSKEIGILENSSQDMSQVPLITNTETGTTESSASNMVILEAGPPGDTWRYCVERERLAEKSELFRAMLVGPLAPAPSDPPPLLQLQHVEKRAFDHVLRYLLDKPINFQSVSTARATLDAAHQYLNPDLARLAVEYLESNLNSNTVLEIYQGISLYANHVTSGLNQTSTFGSPTAPPTPGDDAGEIAAVCTRLLLTCLDVIDSDPEAVFNQERFEELTAVEVEQLACRDTLRLTNESTLFSALDRWAASECRKQGVELSSNNKRTALSDEVWYSVRYPLMSDREFIEGPMASGILTSEECAFIVTKILGHTENPEEELRNSVSGPLSRLSSTPRIGVRTYKDQSCKMSKPGKKECQDNRKNRRKECANQGQRTCARIGNCLVRVLACIFD, encoded by the exons ATGATATCTGAACTGTTTTCTTACCGGGACTTGATGACATCGGAACTTCTTGACTGTTTCGCGTGCAGTGTGTTGTGGGCTGCCAGCGAATGGATCGTTTCCCTTGCGTTCGCGTTCTGCAGTCACTTGGTGAACATGCGTTTGCTTACTTTCGCGGATAAACGATCGGCTGGAGAAGTTGGAATGAGAG gCAACAGCTCACGATGCGCTCGCATCGAATCTGAAAAATTGCGGCAGAGGACTCGGCAGGGTGCGCGGAATCGAGTTTACTCGAAAACCATAATCTTTCCTATGTTCCTGCGACACCGTTCGAAGGAAATTGGAATACTTGAAAATTCATCACAAGACATGTCTCAAGTTCCTCTTATCACAAACACGGAAACTGGTACAACAGAATCCTCAGCCTCCAATATGGTGATACTTGAG GCCGGTCCACCTGGTGATACCTGGAGGTACTGCGTAGAAAGGGAACGACTTGCCGAAAAGTCCGAATTGTTTCGTGCGATGCTCGTTGGCCCGCTTGCACCTGCCCCAAGTGATCCTCCGCCTCTCCTTCAGCTGCAACACGTGGAAAAACGTGCTTTCGATCATGTGCTCAG ATATCTTCTCGACAAACCGATAAACTTTCAATCCGTGTCGACGGCTAGAGCTACCCTCGACGCGGCTCATCAGTACCTTAATCCGGACTTGGCACGCCTTGCCGTTGAGTATCTCGAAAGTAATTTGAACTCGAACACCGTGCTCGAAATCTATCAGGGTATCAGCCTCTACGCGAACCATGTAACTTCCGGTCTCAATCAGACATCCACGTTTGGCTCACCTACCGCACCTCCCACTCCTGGTGACGACGCTGGTGAAATAG CTGCAGTGTGTACGCGACTTCTTCTGACTTGCCTGGATGTAATCGACTCGGACCCAGAGGCGGTTTTCAATCAAGAACGTTTCGAAGAGTTGACCGCGGTTGAAGTTGAACAATTAGCATGCCGAGACACCCTGAGGTTGACAAACGAATCGACCCTTTTTTCCGCATTGGACAGGTGGGCTGCGTCCGAGTGCAGAAAACAGGGGGTGGAATTATCATCCAACAATAAAAGAACCGCACTGTCCGATGAAGTCTGGTACAGTGTTCGGTACCCTCTTATGAGCGACAGGGAGTTCATCGAGGGTCCAATGGCAAGCGGTATTCTGACCAGCGAAGAATGCGCCTTCATTGTCACCAAAATTTTGGGACATACTGAAAATCCAGAGGAAGAG CTTCGAAATTCGGTCAGCGGTCCACTGTCCAGGCTATCGAGCACCCCAAGGATCGGTGTTAGAACTTATAAGGATCAAAGTTGCAAAATGTCGAAACCTGGAAAAAAGGAGTGTCAGGATAATCGAAAGAATAGAAGAAAGGAGTGCGCAAACCAGGGACAAAGGACTTGTGCCAGAATAGGCAACTGTCTGGTACGAGTTCTTGCCTGTATTTTCGATTGA
- the axed gene encoding BTB/POZ domain-containing protein axundead isoform X1, with amino-acid sequence MISELFSYRDLMTSELLDCFACSVLWAASEWIVSLAFAFCSHLVNMRLLTFADKRSAGEVGMRGNSSRCARIESEKLRQRTRQGARNRVYSKTIIFPMFLRHRSKEIGILENSSQDMSQVPLITNTETGTTESSASNMVILEAGPPGDTWRYCVERERLAEKSELFRAMLVGPLAPAPSDPPPLLQLQHVEKRAFDHVLRIKKCPSKVWLKIRVQRYRLSGNCLQLCRFLCRYLLDKPINFQSVSTARATLDAAHQYLNPDLARLAVEYLESNLNSNTVLEIYQGISLYANHVTSGLNQTSTFGSPTAPPTPGDDAGEIAAVCTRLLLTCLDVIDSDPEAVFNQERFEELTAVEVEQLACRDTLRLTNESTLFSALDRWAASECRKQGVELSSNNKRTALSDEVWYSVRYPLMSDREFIEGPMASGILTSEECAFIVTKILGHTENPEEEVRLLLRNSVSGPLSRLSSTPRIGVRTYKDQSCKMSKPGKKECQDNRKNRRKECANQGQRTCARIGNCLVRVLACIFD; translated from the exons ATGATATCTGAACTGTTTTCTTACCGGGACTTGATGACATCGGAACTTCTTGACTGTTTCGCGTGCAGTGTGTTGTGGGCTGCCAGCGAATGGATCGTTTCCCTTGCGTTCGCGTTCTGCAGTCACTTGGTGAACATGCGTTTGCTTACTTTCGCGGATAAACGATCGGCTGGAGAAGTTGGAATGAGAG gCAACAGCTCACGATGCGCTCGCATCGAATCTGAAAAATTGCGGCAGAGGACTCGGCAGGGTGCGCGGAATCGAGTTTACTCGAAAACCATAATCTTTCCTATGTTCCTGCGACACCGTTCGAAGGAAATTGGAATACTTGAAAATTCATCACAAGACATGTCTCAAGTTCCTCTTATCACAAACACGGAAACTGGTACAACAGAATCCTCAGCCTCCAATATGGTGATACTTGAG GCCGGTCCACCTGGTGATACCTGGAGGTACTGCGTAGAAAGGGAACGACTTGCCGAAAAGTCCGAATTGTTTCGTGCGATGCTCGTTGGCCCGCTTGCACCTGCCCCAAGTGATCCTCCGCCTCTCCTTCAGCTGCAACACGTGGAAAAACGTGCTTTCGATCATGTGCTCAG aataaaaaaatgtcCATCAAAAGTGTGGTTAAAAATTCGAGTTCAACGATACAGATTATCAGGCAATTGTCTTCAGCTGTGTCGTTTCCTGTGCAGATATCTTCTCGACAAACCGATAAACTTTCAATCCGTGTCGACGGCTAGAGCTACCCTCGACGCGGCTCATCAGTACCTTAATCCGGACTTGGCACGCCTTGCCGTTGAGTATCTCGAAAGTAATTTGAACTCGAACACCGTGCTCGAAATCTATCAGGGTATCAGCCTCTACGCGAACCATGTAACTTCCGGTCTCAATCAGACATCCACGTTTGGCTCACCTACCGCACCTCCCACTCCTGGTGACGACGCTGGTGAAATAG CTGCAGTGTGTACGCGACTTCTTCTGACTTGCCTGGATGTAATCGACTCGGACCCAGAGGCGGTTTTCAATCAAGAACGTTTCGAAGAGTTGACCGCGGTTGAAGTTGAACAATTAGCATGCCGAGACACCCTGAGGTTGACAAACGAATCGACCCTTTTTTCCGCATTGGACAGGTGGGCTGCGTCCGAGTGCAGAAAACAGGGGGTGGAATTATCATCCAACAATAAAAGAACCGCACTGTCCGATGAAGTCTGGTACAGTGTTCGGTACCCTCTTATGAGCGACAGGGAGTTCATCGAGGGTCCAATGGCAAGCGGTATTCTGACCAGCGAAGAATGCGCCTTCATTGTCACCAAAATTTTGGGACATACTGAAAATCCAGAGGAAGAGGTACGTCTGCTC CTTCGAAATTCGGTCAGCGGTCCACTGTCCAGGCTATCGAGCACCCCAAGGATCGGTGTTAGAACTTATAAGGATCAAAGTTGCAAAATGTCGAAACCTGGAAAAAAGGAGTGTCAGGATAATCGAAAGAATAGAAGAAAGGAGTGCGCAAACCAGGGACAAAGGACTTGTGCCAGAATAGGCAACTGTCTGGTACGAGTTCTTGCCTGTATTTTCGATTGA